The Parashewanella tropica genome window below encodes:
- a CDS encoding SulP family inorganic anion transporter, which translates to MFDLIRHKTASHKADLLSGFTVALALVPEAVAFAFVAGVEPMVGLYAAFIMGLVTAVIGGRPGMISGATGAMAVVMVALVAQHGVQYLFAAVVLAGLIQVLAGVFKLGKFIRIVPYPVMIGFVNGLAIVIFLAQLGQFQVPDANGVMQWLQGEQLYLMLGLVALTMFIIHFLPKVTTAIPSSLAAILTVTAIVVGFNLDTRTVLDFLRSMSGDEAATIAGSLPTFSIPSVPFNMETLMIILPYSFILAAVGLIESLLTLTVIDEMTETRGKGNKECVGQGVANITSGFFGAMGGCAMIGQSMININSGGRGRLSGITAALALLAFILFGASFIEMIPLAALVGVMFMVVLGTFEWASFKVMRKVPKHDAFVIVLVTTVTVFTDLAFAVFVGVIVSALVFAWEHAKHINVSTETDANGWKVYRLNGPLFFGSVSHFLELFDAKNDPEDVIIDFQNSRVADHSALDAIDTLAERYIAAGKKLHLRHLSGDCKQLLNKAGDLVEVNLIEDPHYHVADNKLD; encoded by the coding sequence ATGTTCGACTTAATACGTCATAAAACAGCTAGCCATAAAGCCGATTTGCTTTCTGGTTTCACTGTCGCACTTGCTTTAGTCCCTGAAGCTGTTGCATTCGCATTCGTAGCCGGTGTAGAACCTATGGTAGGTTTATACGCTGCATTTATTATGGGCTTAGTGACTGCCGTGATTGGTGGTCGCCCCGGTATGATTTCTGGTGCAACAGGCGCGATGGCTGTCGTCATGGTTGCTCTTGTTGCTCAGCACGGTGTTCAATACTTATTTGCCGCTGTGGTTCTAGCTGGTCTAATCCAAGTGCTTGCGGGAGTGTTTAAACTGGGTAAGTTTATTCGTATCGTTCCCTACCCTGTAATGATTGGTTTTGTGAACGGTCTTGCGATTGTGATTTTCTTAGCTCAGCTAGGTCAATTCCAAGTGCCTGATGCCAATGGGGTAATGCAGTGGCTTCAAGGTGAGCAACTTTACCTAATGCTAGGTTTAGTGGCATTGACCATGTTTATTATCCACTTCCTTCCTAAGGTAACGACGGCTATTCCATCGTCATTGGCTGCGATTCTAACGGTAACAGCTATCGTAGTTGGTTTTAATCTAGATACTCGTACTGTTCTTGACTTCTTGCGCTCAATGAGTGGCGATGAAGCAGCGACAATTGCAGGTAGCCTACCAACATTCTCAATTCCATCGGTTCCATTCAATATGGAAACCTTGATGATCATCCTGCCTTACTCGTTCATCTTAGCGGCTGTTGGTTTGATTGAATCACTACTAACACTGACTGTTATCGACGAAATGACCGAGACTCGTGGTAAAGGTAATAAAGAATGTGTTGGTCAAGGTGTTGCAAACATCACTAGTGGCTTCTTTGGTGCTATGGGTGGTTGTGCCATGATTGGTCAGTCTATGATCAACATTAACTCTGGTGGTCGCGGTCGTCTGTCAGGTATTACCGCAGCGTTGGCTCTGTTAGCTTTCATTCTATTTGGCGCAAGCTTTATCGAAATGATCCCACTAGCAGCACTTGTTGGTGTGATGTTCATGGTTGTACTTGGCACTTTCGAATGGGCAAGTTTCAAAGTAATGCGCAAAGTACCTAAGCATGATGCCTTTGTAATTGTACTGGTAACCACAGTTACTGTATTTACTGACTTAGCTTTCGCAGTATTTGTTGGTGTCATTGTTTCTGCTCTAGTATTTGCTTGGGAGCACGCTAAGCATATCAATGTCAGCACTGAAACCGATGCTAATGGTTGGAAAGTATATCGTCTAAATGGTCCGTTGTTCTTCGGTTCAGTATCTCACTTCCTTGAATTATTTGACGCAAAAAATGACCCTGAAGACGTGATTATCGACTTCCAAAATTCACGCGTTGCGGATCACTCAGCATTAGATGCAATCGATACCCTTGCAGAGCGTTACATCGCAGCGGGTAAAAAACTGCATTTACGTCACTTAAGCGGCGATTGTAAACAGCTACTTAATAAAGCTGGTGATTTGGTTGAAGTAAACTTGATTGAAGATCCACATTATCATGTAGCTGATAATAAACTGGATTAA
- the yceD gene encoding 23S rRNA accumulation protein YceD produces the protein MQTVKIPVSIDPLRSAQSRLDIQGVVPGRQLKRLNEFCAGDCSDVSVSLECGVDLQGIVYLKGKAVTELTLLCQRCMTQLNTEVTVDFCFSPCKTQTEIDELPEAYDPIECNEIGEIRLHQLIEDELITAIPLIPMHDDTSCHQGSKDVVVGEIEPAQEERPNPFAVLETLKSK, from the coding sequence ATGCAAACAGTAAAGATACCGGTTTCAATCGATCCGTTACGCTCAGCTCAGAGTCGCCTTGATATTCAGGGTGTCGTACCGGGCAGGCAGTTAAAGCGATTGAATGAATTTTGTGCCGGCGACTGTTCCGATGTATCTGTGTCATTGGAATGTGGTGTCGATCTACAGGGGATAGTCTACCTGAAAGGGAAGGCTGTGACGGAGCTCACTCTGCTATGTCAACGCTGCATGACACAATTAAATACTGAGGTTACGGTCGACTTTTGTTTTAGTCCTTGTAAGACTCAAACAGAAATCGATGAGCTCCCGGAAGCGTATGATCCTATTGAGTGCAATGAAATTGGCGAAATACGTTTACATCAATTGATCGAAGATGAATTGATAACCGCCATACCTTTAATTCCGATGCATGATGATACATCTTGTCATCAGGGTTCAAAGGATGTGGTTGTAGGCGAGATTGAACCCGCTCAAGAGGAGCGTCCAAATCCGTTTGCTGTATTAGAAACACTAAAGAGCAAGTAA
- the plsX gene encoding phosphate acyltransferase PlsX → MQNLTLALDAMGGDFGPQASVPAAMQALRQNPFLKIILVGDQSKIKPLISSSQNISSRFEIIHTDEVVTMSDRPAQALRNRKHSSMRKAIELVRDKQANACLSAGNTGALMAMSKVLLKTLPGVDRPALIGRLPTTSSKPVYVLDLGANISCDSETLFQFAVMGSVVCEVVEKTVSPSVSLLNVGIEEIKGNDLVQQAGLLLQQSPQVNYRGFIEGNEIYSGCSDVIVCDGFVGNITLKTSEGIAKFLINDLKSRMAQGWFAKTLSKLIGSKIQTVLTQMNPDQYNGASLVGLRGIVVKSHGNADEHAFLNAINLAVTEAQRQLPELICERLESILLDIRS, encoded by the coding sequence ATGCAAAATCTGACGCTTGCGTTAGATGCAATGGGGGGCGATTTCGGTCCCCAAGCCTCAGTGCCTGCTGCAATGCAGGCGCTTAGGCAAAACCCTTTCTTAAAAATAATTTTGGTGGGCGACCAATCCAAAATTAAGCCTCTTATATCTTCTTCTCAAAATATTTCATCACGATTCGAGATTATTCATACTGACGAAGTTGTCACTATGTCTGATAGACCTGCTCAAGCTTTACGCAATCGAAAACACAGCTCGATGCGAAAGGCGATTGAGTTAGTGCGTGATAAACAAGCAAATGCCTGTTTAAGTGCTGGTAATACTGGTGCCTTAATGGCAATGTCGAAAGTACTACTTAAGACGCTCCCCGGTGTTGATAGACCTGCATTAATAGGGCGGTTGCCAACCACATCGTCTAAGCCTGTCTATGTCTTAGATTTAGGTGCCAATATTTCTTGTGACTCGGAAACTTTATTCCAATTTGCAGTAATGGGCTCGGTGGTTTGTGAAGTGGTTGAGAAAACAGTTTCGCCTTCAGTTTCATTACTGAATGTGGGCATCGAAGAAATTAAAGGTAATGATTTAGTCCAACAAGCAGGCTTATTATTACAACAGTCTCCACAAGTGAATTACCGTGGCTTTATTGAAGGTAACGAGATTTACTCTGGTTGTTCTGATGTGATTGTTTGTGATGGCTTTGTGGGTAACATTACGCTTAAAACTTCAGAAGGTATTGCTAAATTCCTCATTAACGACCTTAAGTCTCGCATGGCACAAGGTTGGTTTGCCAAAACACTTTCTAAGTTAATCGGCTCAAAAATCCAAACGGTTCTGACACAGATGAACCCCGACCAGTACAATGGTGCAAGTCTGGTAGGATTGCGTGGAATTGTTGTTAAAAGTCATGGAAATGCAGACGAACATGCATTTTTAAATGCCATTAATTTGGCTGTGACAGAAGCTCAACGACAATTACCTGAGTTGATTTGTGAGCGATTAGAATCAATTCTGCTTGATATTCGTTCATAA
- a CDS encoding Maf family protein, whose amino-acid sequence MKSLVLASSSEFRQQLLSKLQIPFTSISPDIDESPLENETAIQLVERLAIEKAKAGAALVNDNPVIIGSDQVAVIEGKIIGKPHTEENAIKQLQSASGKSITFYTGLAVFDSELQKFSSCVEPFTVHFRDLTTLQITNYVRKEQPLWCAGSFKSEGLGIALFERLEGDDPNTLVGLPLIKLIDLLNEHGVEVI is encoded by the coding sequence ATGAAATCTCTTGTATTAGCTTCAAGCTCTGAATTCCGTCAGCAACTACTCAGTAAACTTCAAATTCCTTTTACCAGTATTTCTCCTGATATTGATGAATCTCCATTGGAAAATGAAACGGCTATTCAGTTGGTGGAACGTCTTGCTATAGAAAAAGCCAAAGCGGGGGCTGCGCTGGTTAATGATAATCCTGTAATCATTGGTTCCGATCAAGTAGCAGTTATTGAAGGTAAAATCATTGGAAAACCCCACACTGAAGAGAACGCCATAAAACAGTTACAGTCAGCCAGCGGTAAAAGTATTACCTTCTATACTGGATTAGCTGTGTTTGACAGTGAGTTACAAAAATTCAGCTCTTGTGTTGAGCCATTTACCGTTCACTTTAGAGACTTAACGACTCTACAAATAACAAACTATGTTCGAAAAGAGCAACCACTTTGGTGCGCAGGTAGCTTCAAGAGTGAAGGGTTAGGCATTGCTTTATTTGAGAGACTAGAAGGTGATGATCCAAATACTTTGGTTGGTTTGCCATTGATTAAGTTAATTGACTTATTAAATGAGCATGGTGTTGAAGTTATCTGA
- the rpmF gene encoding 50S ribosomal protein L32: MAVQQNKKSRSKRGMRRSHDALGTAQLSTDASTGELHLRHNVTADGFYRGKKVINK; the protein is encoded by the coding sequence ATGGCTGTACAACAGAATAAAAAATCACGTTCAAAGCGCGGTATGCGCCGTTCACACGATGCATTAGGCACGGCTCAGTTATCAACTGACGCGTCTACTGGTGAACTACACCTACGTCACAACGTGACTGCTGACGGTTTCTACCGTGGCAAAAAGGTTATCAACAAGTAA
- a CDS encoding beta-ketoacyl-ACP synthase III, translating into MHTKILGTGSYLPVQVRSNQDLEQMVETSDQWIVERTGISERRIAATDETVATMGYQAALNALEMAGVSADELDMIICGTTSGENAFPAAACEIQAMLGLDTIPAFDVAAACSGFIYSLSIADQFVKAGAHKKILVIGADVLSRFCEPEDRSTIILFGDGAGAAVVGASEEVGIINTHIYADGRQGDLLKCAFPARPHETEKALNYMTMKGNDVFKVAVTKLSHVVQETLRLNNIEKEDIDWLVPHQANFRIINATAKKLGMSLDKVVLTLAKHGNTSAASVPIALDEAIRDGRIKRGQTLLLEAFGAGFAWGSALVKF; encoded by the coding sequence ATGCATACAAAAATTCTCGGTACCGGAAGTTACTTACCGGTACAAGTACGTAGTAACCAAGATTTAGAACAAATGGTTGAAACGTCTGATCAATGGATTGTTGAGCGTACAGGTATTTCTGAACGCCGCATTGCTGCTACTGACGAAACTGTCGCAACCATGGGGTATCAAGCTGCTTTAAATGCATTAGAAATGGCAGGTGTGTCTGCCGATGAGCTTGATATGATCATTTGTGGCACCACAAGTGGTGAAAATGCGTTTCCAGCAGCAGCTTGTGAAATACAAGCTATGCTAGGCCTCGATACTATTCCTGCTTTTGATGTTGCCGCAGCGTGTTCTGGTTTTATTTATTCTCTTTCTATTGCAGATCAATTTGTTAAGGCTGGCGCTCATAAGAAAATCCTTGTGATAGGTGCTGATGTGCTGTCTCGTTTCTGCGAACCAGAAGATCGTTCAACCATTATTTTATTTGGTGATGGTGCAGGTGCAGCTGTAGTTGGCGCATCTGAAGAGGTGGGTATTATTAATACTCATATTTATGCTGATGGTCGCCAAGGTGATTTGCTTAAATGTGCGTTCCCTGCGCGTCCTCATGAAACCGAAAAAGCATTAAACTACATGACTATGAAAGGCAACGATGTCTTTAAAGTTGCTGTGACTAAGCTTTCTCATGTGGTTCAAGAAACATTGCGTTTGAATAATATCGAAAAAGAAGATATTGATTGGCTAGTACCGCACCAAGCCAACTTCCGCATCATTAATGCGACGGCTAAAAAGCTAGGCATGAGCTTAGATAAGGTTGTGCTGACACTGGCTAAACACGGCAATACTTCAGCGGCATCGGTACCGATTGCGTTAGATGAAGCAATACGTGATGGTCGTATTAAGCGTGGTCAAACACTATTACTCGAAGCGTTCGGGGCAGGTTTTGCTTGGGGCAGCGCTTTAGTGAAGTTTTAA
- the rne gene encoding ribonuclease E has translation MKRMLINATQSEELRVALVDGQQLYDLDIESPGHEQKKANIYKGTITRVEPSLEAAFVNYGAERHGFLPLKEIARDYFPEGYTFQGRPNIKDVVSEGQEVIVQIDKEERGNKGAALTTFISLAGSYLVLMPNNPRAGGISRRIEGDERTELKAALSQLSVPQGMGLIVRTAGVGKDAEELRWDLQVLQHHWAAIQEAAASKPAPFLIHQESNVIVRAIRDYLRRDVGEILIDHQRICDDAKQHIALVRPDFVERVKFYKSEVPLFTHFQIESQIESAFQREVRLPSGGSIVIDPTEALTSIDINSSRATKGGDIEETALNTNLEAADEIARQLRLRDLGGLVVIDFIDMTPAKHQREVENRLREAVANDRARVQLGRISRFGLMEMSRQRLRPSLEEAAANLCPRCHGQGTIRGTESLALSILRLMEEEAIKENTSQIEAIVPVDVAAFLLNEKRKAIRITEQRHDVEVYVIPDAHMTTPDFKVVRHRKDEESVEASYNRTEKPESQLYEPRKLERATNDQPALKGFSAPKKAPAPVKAKEVKKESKGIIASIVSAFKGLFSPEEKEAEKKKQNRKRSNQERNAQRRRNRKNDKRTPRNDRDNRNKNDSVAGETQERKERNKRNNKSDNTNRKSDKQASEQPKQEVVRERRQRRNMQRKVRINTEVAETVETSAIEAQAEQIVAPEVKVEKDSKETKPRQTRRKPRAKVEASTSESEKPVKEVKEKAETKKKAKAVDSAEADKQNTTKAPKKDAKAKKVEAESTEDKEIIDATEAVESDVNADDKESGTRRSRRSPRHLRAAGQRRRRDEKPASEAAPAFESHDEMPVIYDLSQMEDGEKKSDAEAAPEQLDLVTADVEAPTVSTEPTVDVVEAEVAVEVQAEQVTETHSEPEQEVMEFVEQVETTPTASEVQNPADTEQVSVESQADDTEDAVAEVETESTDIEVEASVPQQDNVEVELSTQTDDSQDLVTETVAADLSSPIVVDVDEPEVQEEAVIEVKPQTIEKKVSRFGGMVSSQTTKPTVTKRVAVETPKGRDYSDVEVQLPSKTKPTNVAGSDTARA, from the coding sequence ATGAAACGCATGTTAATTAATGCAACTCAATCAGAAGAGTTGCGTGTTGCCCTTGTTGACGGGCAGCAACTTTATGATCTGGACATTGAAAGCCCAGGTCATGAACAAAAAAAAGCCAACATCTATAAAGGTACAATCACCCGCGTAGAGCCTTCTTTAGAAGCAGCATTCGTAAACTACGGTGCTGAACGTCACGGTTTCCTTCCCCTTAAAGAAATTGCCAGAGATTACTTCCCTGAAGGTTATACCTTCCAAGGTCGTCCAAACATCAAAGATGTGGTTTCTGAAGGCCAAGAAGTTATTGTCCAAATTGATAAAGAAGAACGTGGTAACAAAGGTGCGGCTCTAACGACTTTCATTAGTCTTGCTGGTTCTTACCTAGTATTAATGCCAAATAACCCTCGTGCAGGCGGTATTTCTCGTCGTATCGAAGGTGATGAGCGTACTGAGCTCAAAGCGGCATTATCGCAATTAAGCGTTCCTCAAGGTATGGGTCTAATTGTTCGTACTGCTGGTGTGGGTAAAGATGCGGAAGAACTAAGATGGGATCTTCAAGTTTTACAACATCACTGGGCCGCAATTCAAGAAGCCGCAGCAAGTAAGCCTGCACCATTCTTAATTCACCAAGAGAGCAACGTGATTGTTCGTGCAATTCGCGACTATTTACGCCGTGATGTAGGTGAAATTCTAATCGATCATCAACGTATTTGTGATGATGCTAAACAGCACATTGCTTTAGTGCGTCCTGACTTTGTTGAGCGTGTTAAATTCTACAAATCTGAAGTGCCACTATTTACTCACTTCCAGATTGAATCGCAAATCGAATCGGCTTTCCAACGTGAAGTACGTCTGCCTTCTGGTGGCTCAATTGTTATTGATCCAACAGAAGCGTTAACTTCTATCGATATCAACTCTTCTCGCGCCACTAAAGGCGGTGATATCGAAGAAACAGCGCTGAATACCAACCTTGAAGCGGCTGACGAAATTGCACGTCAACTACGTCTACGTGACTTAGGTGGCCTAGTCGTTATCGACTTCATCGATATGACTCCAGCTAAGCACCAACGTGAAGTTGAAAACCGCTTACGTGAAGCGGTTGCTAATGACCGCGCCCGTGTTCAATTGGGTCGTATTTCTCGCTTTGGTCTGATGGAAATGTCTCGCCAACGTCTGCGCCCTTCTCTTGAAGAAGCCGCCGCTAACTTATGTCCTCGCTGTCATGGTCAAGGTACAATCCGCGGCACAGAATCGCTAGCACTTTCTATTCTACGTTTGATGGAAGAGGAAGCTATCAAAGAAAACACCTCTCAAATTGAAGCGATTGTTCCGGTTGATGTTGCGGCTTTCCTATTGAATGAAAAGCGTAAAGCCATTCGCATTACTGAACAACGCCACGACGTAGAAGTATATGTGATCCCAGATGCTCACATGACAACACCAGACTTCAAAGTGGTTCGTCATCGCAAAGATGAAGAGTCTGTTGAAGCAAGCTATAACCGCACTGAAAAGCCAGAGTCTCAATTATACGAGCCGCGTAAGCTTGAGCGAGCAACAAACGATCAGCCAGCGCTTAAAGGTTTTAGCGCACCGAAAAAAGCGCCAGCACCTGTCAAAGCCAAAGAAGTTAAAAAAGAGTCTAAAGGCATCATTGCTTCTATTGTTTCGGCTTTCAAAGGGTTATTTAGCCCAGAAGAAAAAGAAGCTGAGAAGAAAAAGCAAAACAGAAAACGTTCTAATCAAGAACGTAACGCTCAACGTCGCCGCAACCGCAAAAACGACAAGCGTACCCCTCGTAATGACCGTGACAATCGCAATAAGAATGATTCTGTTGCAGGTGAAACTCAAGAGCGTAAAGAACGCAATAAGCGTAACAATAAATCAGATAACACTAATCGTAAGTCTGACAAACAAGCTTCTGAGCAACCTAAGCAAGAAGTCGTTCGTGAGCGCCGTCAGCGTCGTAACATGCAACGCAAAGTGCGCATCAATACTGAAGTTGCAGAAACTGTAGAAACTTCAGCAATTGAAGCACAAGCTGAGCAAATAGTAGCGCCTGAAGTAAAAGTAGAGAAAGACAGCAAAGAAACTAAACCTCGTCAAACTCGACGTAAGCCAAGAGCAAAAGTTGAAGCTTCAACTTCTGAATCTGAAAAGCCAGTAAAAGAAGTGAAAGAAAAAGCTGAAACTAAGAAAAAAGCAAAAGCTGTAGACTCTGCTGAAGCTGACAAACAAAACACCACCAAAGCGCCTAAGAAAGACGCTAAAGCTAAAAAAGTTGAAGCTGAAAGTACTGAAGATAAGGAAATCATTGACGCTACTGAAGCTGTTGAATCAGATGTAAATGCTGATGATAAAGAGTCTGGTACTCGTCGCAGTCGTCGTAGCCCTCGCCACCTTCGCGCGGCAGGTCAACGTCGTCGTCGCGATGAAAAGCCAGCGTCTGAAGCTGCACCAGCATTTGAATCACATGATGAAATGCCTGTGATTTACGACTTATCGCAAATGGAAGATGGCGAGAAAAAGAGCGATGCTGAAGCCGCTCCTGAACAATTGGATTTAGTTACCGCTGATGTAGAAGCTCCAACTGTATCAACTGAACCGACTGTTGATGTCGTTGAGGCTGAAGTCGCTGTTGAAGTTCAAGCTGAACAAGTTACTGAGACACACTCAGAGCCTGAACAAGAAGTGATGGAGTTTGTTGAACAAGTTGAGACAACACCTACTGCTTCAGAGGTACAAAATCCAGCTGATACTGAGCAAGTAAGTGTAGAATCTCAAGCAGACGATACTGAAGATGCTGTGGCTGAAGTAGAGACAGAAAGCACCGATATTGAAGTTGAGGCTTCTGTACCACAACAAGATAATGTTGAGGTAGAACTATCTACTCAAACTGATGATTCTCAAGATTTGGTAACTGAAACCGTCGCTGCAGACTTATCATCGCCGATTGTTGTTGATGTTGACGAACCTGAAGTTCAGGAAGAAGCTGTCATTGAGGTGAAACCTCAAACGATAGAAAAAAAGGTAAGTCGTTTTGGTGGCATGGTAAGTTCGCAAACCACTAAACCAACGGTTACTAAACGCGTCGCAGTAGAAACGCCTAAAGGCCGTGACTACTCAGATGTAGAAGTACAGCTGCCGAGCAAAACGAAGCCGACTAACGTAGCGGGTTCGGACACTGCAAGAGCATAG
- a CDS encoding serine hydrolase domain-containing protein, whose amino-acid sequence MYIRIFSLICAIFLLCTSNNSFGKHESSSPKLQELTASIKTIVSNTPQPFSGSVILQKRGVPVLELSVGEGINKDSKFVIASLSKQITTTLVLQAVDTGKIELNRSLNSYLYDDTASHRNRYDDSITIHHLLTHTSGIQPIGKPSLFKAGSQFKYSNFGYSLLGKVLEKVNQRPFEKQIKQFSKDNQLPDLHADVGTINTIQQKLPLLAMGYNETDKLTPSNLNIRKPMLPSGGIIASAKTFASFQNQLHSGKLLSHKSYQLMTSPHTNIKFFWPNMHYGYGLRVNKDNGLTEFSHTGYVSGYMSMSLHYPQFDLDLVMLENIALRLDDIDRVFQLHNQIRKSIREHLRTTEQ is encoded by the coding sequence ATGTATATTCGTATATTTTCTCTTATCTGTGCCATTTTTTTGCTTTGTACAAGCAATAATAGTTTTGGGAAACACGAGAGCTCTAGCCCTAAACTACAGGAGCTTACTGCATCCATCAAAACCATAGTGAGCAATACACCACAGCCCTTTAGTGGCTCAGTCATTTTACAAAAAAGGGGGGTGCCTGTTCTTGAGTTATCGGTTGGCGAAGGTATAAATAAAGATTCAAAATTCGTTATAGCATCTCTGTCTAAACAAATTACAACCACTTTAGTATTACAAGCTGTTGATACTGGAAAGATAGAGTTAAATCGCTCACTGAATAGTTATCTTTATGACGATACAGCTTCACATCGAAACAGATATGATGATTCAATAACCATTCATCACCTTCTAACCCATACTTCAGGTATTCAACCGATAGGCAAACCCAGCCTATTTAAAGCTGGTAGCCAGTTTAAATATTCTAATTTCGGTTACTCACTACTTGGAAAAGTGCTTGAAAAAGTTAATCAACGTCCTTTTGAGAAGCAGATTAAACAATTTTCAAAAGATAACCAGTTACCCGACCTTCACGCAGATGTAGGTACAATTAATACTATTCAGCAAAAGCTGCCTTTATTGGCGATGGGTTATAATGAAACGGATAAGCTCACACCTTCAAATTTGAATATTCGTAAACCAATGCTTCCTAGTGGTGGAATAATTGCCTCTGCAAAGACTTTTGCTTCATTTCAGAACCAATTACATTCAGGGAAGCTTCTGAGCCATAAAAGCTATCAGCTTATGACATCCCCTCACACCAACATTAAATTCTTTTGGCCAAACATGCATTATGGTTACGGGTTAAGAGTCAACAAAGATAACGGTTTAACGGAATTTAGTCATACTGGCTATGTATCAGGGTATATGTCGATGTCTCTCCACTACCCTCAATTCGATTTAGATTTGGTGATGCTAGAAAATATTGCTCTAAGATTGGATGATATAGATCGCGTTTTTCAATTACATAATCAAATTCGTAAGAGTATACGTGAACATTTACGAACAACAGAACAGTAA
- the fabD gene encoding ACP S-malonyltransferase: MSKMAFVFPGQGSQAVGMLADLAESSSIVTETFAEASEALGYDLWKLVQEGPAESLNQTDKTQPALLAASVAIWRVYQASGKPQPEVVAGHSLGEYSALVCAGVIDFKDAIKLVELRGQLMQQAVPAGTGAMFAIIGLADDAIAKACEDSAQGDVVSPVNFNSPGQVVIAGEKNAVERAAAACKEAGAKMAVALPVSVPSHCALMKPAADKLAVTLNDIQFNQPAITLINNVDVAAPQEPEAIKDALIRQLYCPVRWSESVAAMAEMGVSELYEFGPGKVLTGLTKRINKALSAKAINDSASVAALTE; this comes from the coding sequence ATGTCTAAAATGGCATTTGTTTTTCCGGGGCAAGGCTCACAAGCGGTTGGCATGTTGGCTGATCTAGCTGAAAGCTCTTCAATCGTTACCGAAACGTTCGCAGAAGCGAGTGAAGCGTTAGGTTATGACCTATGGAAGCTAGTCCAAGAAGGTCCGGCAGAGTCTCTAAATCAAACTGATAAAACTCAGCCAGCTTTGTTGGCAGCAAGTGTAGCTATTTGGCGTGTGTATCAGGCGTCAGGTAAGCCTCAACCAGAAGTGGTTGCTGGTCACAGTTTGGGTGAATACTCTGCATTAGTTTGTGCTGGCGTGATTGACTTTAAAGATGCGATTAAGCTGGTTGAACTTCGTGGTCAACTAATGCAGCAAGCGGTTCCTGCTGGAACTGGTGCGATGTTCGCCATTATCGGTCTTGCTGATGACGCTATTGCTAAGGCGTGTGAAGACTCAGCTCAAGGTGACGTAGTAAGCCCTGTAAACTTCAATAGCCCTGGTCAAGTGGTTATTGCAGGTGAGAAGAATGCTGTTGAACGTGCAGCTGCAGCTTGTAAAGAGGCGGGTGCTAAAATGGCTGTTGCGCTTCCTGTAAGTGTGCCATCCCATTGCGCATTAATGAAACCTGCTGCTGACAAGTTAGCGGTAACATTAAATGACATTCAATTTAATCAGCCAGCAATTACATTGATCAACAATGTTGATGTTGCGGCTCCACAAGAACCAGAAGCAATAAAAGATGCACTTATTCGTCAATTGTACTGTCCAGTACGTTGGAGCGAGTCAGTAGCGGCAATGGCTGAAATGGGTGTTAGTGAATTATATGAGTTTGGTCCAGGTAAAGTGTTAACTGGTCTAACTAAGAGA